From Sinorhizobium fredii:
AAAATGGTAAGAGCAAACACCGCTTATGTGCTGGACCCGGAAACCACGATTTTTAAGCCGGTAGAGCTTCAGGTCGATCTGGGCATCCAGCCGCTTTACGCGATTATCGGCTGCCGCCTGCTGGAGGTCGTGCGGTTCGACGAGCGGCACACGCTTTTCGTCGACGAAGAAGGTCTGCAGGACGGATTGACCGCCTTCACGATCTTTGAAGGCTTCCCGCCGCCGATCGCAGGCAAGATCGTGCTTGTCGGAGGCGATGGCAGCACGCCCTACACGTCCCCCCTCACCAGCCTTGAGGATGCGGCCAAGCATTTCAAATGCTGCCGTCCGGCCCTGGACCCGGTTTTCGCAAAGGCAGACGAGGTTTCGCCGGGCGGTATCATCATCGCCGGTGCGCTCGCAGGTTTGCAATGCCGCATCGAGCGCCGGGCCCCTACCCTTGTCGAGGGAGTGGCATGATGAAGATCGCGGCCCTCGAAAACAACATCCTCGCCATCGTCGCAGGAACCTTCGCCGCAACCATTGCGGCGGAGGACATCGAGCCGCAGTTTCATGCGCTCACCCACTTTCCGGACCGGCGCGCAAGGTCAGAGCTTGGAGACCTGGCCGAGCGGCTGAATCAGTTTGGCGCCTAGTCGTGGCTCTTTGGAACAAGGCTTGCGAGCCGATTCCGGAGGCTGAAATCGAAGCCTTCGCCCGCCGCCACGTCGATCTGACGCGGCGCTATTGGGCGGCGGAAGGCCGCTGCATGAATTGGTTTATCACCGGCCCTGCCCGCTTCCCTGTCGCCCGCAAGGAAAGGCGTATGAAGATATCCGACGCCCGCCGCGCCGATCTGAAGGCGCACGAAGTGACGGCCCGAAAGGCAGCGAAGCGGAAGGCGTTCCCGCACGGCACAGACGATGAGCCGATCCGTTCCGGCGATCCGGCCGCCTTGCAGCGGATCATGACGCGCATCGAGGAGACCGCTCTTTCCATCGACCGGATGAAGGCCGCGAACGCGATCATCCGGCGCATGGAGAAAGACCTTGCGACGGAAGAGGACATGATTGCCGCCGTTGCGGTGAACACCGGCCTTTCCCCCGAAGCCGCAGCCAGAGGCATCAAACTAGCGCCGTGGCAGTCCCGACGCGGGTTCAGCACAACCAACAGCCGCGCCGAACTCCGCCGCCTGCAGCAACGCCTTGCGGCGCTTGCGAGGATGAAGGAACGCGGCAATCAAAGCCAGGAGGTCAAGACGAGCGCCGGCGCCGTCGAGATCAAGGAGAACGCCGACATCGCGCGGATCCAGTTGATCTTTTCCGGCAAGCCGGACGACCCGACGCGGCGCGTGCTGAAGGCGAACGGCTTCCGCTGGTCGCCCTCGCAAGGTGCTTGGCAACGGCACTTGAACGAGTCCGGACGCTACGCCGCCCAGCGCGTGTTGAAGACGATCAGCGGCGCCGACGCCGCGTGATCACTCGCTCAGATCCCGAGAAAAGGACAGTTCCGATGGTCGACACGATCTATTCCGCAATGGAGTTTTACGGCAAGGGCGACCCATATTTCGGCGGCACTGCCGCCGAT
This genomic window contains:
- a CDS encoding DUF3846 domain-containing protein: MVRANTAYVLDPETTIFKPVELQVDLGIQPLYAIIGCRLLEVVRFDERHTLFVDEEGLQDGLTAFTIFEGFPPPIAGKIVLVGGDGSTPYTSPLTSLEDAAKHFKCCRPALDPVFAKADEVSPGGIIIAGALAGLQCRIERRAPTLVEGVA